One window of Branchiostoma lanceolatum isolate klBraLanc5 chromosome 8, klBraLanc5.hap2, whole genome shotgun sequence genomic DNA carries:
- the LOC136439596 gene encoding uncharacterized protein encodes MFATQKVVIDYFMLLEDVLTEANAKDRNPHVIYNADETGVDLSAKVSKVIVPRGAKRSPSRRGGSRDHVSALICVSAAGQTVPPMIIFNKSFPGGSYTEGGPANAIYAYSESGFVDDVLFEKWFTQSFVHHAHKDRPVVLIVDQHYSHFTLKVLEAAVSNNIIILGLPPHTTHFLQPLDVAIFSPLKTKWAQTLEVMQAANPHFQVTKRNFAKIFSNVYDTTISPSLIKNSFKKTGIFPLNDDAIDDRWVRMSTKESGEEIVQVPSSAATSLDSLQTPSTSTSLQTPSTSTSLQAPSPSTSLQTPSCSTASCQVCHAPCTICHPIHSPLIKRIVPPALQDLLLPISTPQSSTRNTRKRLIGRVLTHNEVMDEIRKKEAEKKEKEERKEKRKAELTQKREEKRQKEMEKSRKKEERKIEAQKKLEEMEARKRKRQEKLQASKKKRHDEEGDKENQRQPTDASSSPTVTLSRQRRAPTWLQQYETSSSPI; translated from the exons ATGTTCGCAACCCAGAAGGTTGTGATTGATTACTTCATGCTCTTGGAGGATGTCTTGACCGAAGCAAATGCTAAAGATAGAAATCCCCATGTCATTTACAACGCCGATGAAACGGGGGTTGACCTATCCGCCAAAGTATCGAAAGTGATAGTGCCACGCGGGGCGAAAAGGTCGCCTTCACGACGAGGAGGGAGTCGGGACCACGTGTCCGCCCTCATCTGTGTGTCCGCTGCAGGTCAAACAGTCCCTCCAATGATCATATTCAACAAGAGTTTtcccgggggctcctacacagAGGGGGGACCTGCAAATGCCATCTATGCCTATTCCGAGTCGGGATTTGTTGACGACGTGCTATTTGAAAAGTGGTTCACTCAGTCGTTTGTTCACCATGCACACAAGGATCGTCCTGTCGTACTAATTGTTGACCAGCACTACAGCCACTTCACACTCAAGGTCTTGGAGGCGGCTGTCAGCAACAACATCATTATCCTTGGGTTGCCACCCCACACAACCCATTTCTTGCAGCCGCTAGATGTTGCCATTTTTTCACCATTAAAGACGAAATGGGCCCAAACCCTTGAGGTAATGCAAGCGGCCAATCCGCATTTCCAAGTGACGAAAAGGAACTTTGCGAAGATTTTCAGTAATGTATATGATACCACAATATCTCCATCCCTTATCAAAAATTCGTTCAAGAAAACGGGAATCTTTCCTCTGAATGATGATGCCATCGACGATCGCTGGGTAAGGATGTCAACGAAAGAGTCTGGAGAAGAGATTGTACAAGTGCCGTCTTCCGCTGCTACGTCCCTAGACTCACTACAGACGCCTTCCACTTCCACATCACTACAGACGCCTTCCACTTCCACATCACTACAGGCGCCTTCCCCTTCTACGTCACTACAGACGCCTTCCTGCTCTACTGCGTCCTGTCAGGTCTGCCATGCACCCTGCACTATTTGCCATCCAATTCACAGCCCTCTGATTAAACGCATTGTTCCACCAGCATTACAGGACCTGCTCCTGCCCATCTCAACACCACAATCCTCTACGCGCAATACGCGCAAACGGCTCATTGGTAGAGTTCTAACACACAATGAAGTAATGGATGAAATTAGAAAGAAAGAAGCGgaaaagaaggagaaggaagaacGCAAGGAGAAGCGAAAGGCTGAGCTCACCCAGAAGCGTGAAGAAAAACGtcaaaaagaaatggaaaaaagtCGAAAGAAGGAAGAGAGGAAAATTGAGGCGCAGAAGAAGTTGGAAGAGATGGAAGCGAGAAAGCGAAAAAGACAGGAAAAGCTGCAGGCATCTAAGAAGAAGCGACATGATGAAGAAGGGGATAAGGAGAACCAGCGGCAGCCGACCGATGCCTCATCCAGTCCTACAGTG acactgtccagacagcgaCGTGCCCCAACATGGCTGCAACAATACGAAACAAGCAGCTCTCCAATTTAG